Proteins from a genomic interval of Papaver somniferum cultivar HN1 chromosome 4, ASM357369v1, whole genome shotgun sequence:
- the LOC113276537 gene encoding uncharacterized protein LOC113276537 isoform X2, with protein MPPFPQFEDLGEKLANRFRPWQRSFQFWTRAADIYTGYKVFQVRMNFVKDVNKQEAMWERQHELAADKIYSMCSELGGFFLKVAQIVGKPDLAPAAWVKRLVTLCDKAPGTPFETVRLVLEKELGQTVDELFERFDVEPLGSASIAQVHRARLRGTKGDVAVKHAGVQDLMMTDIHNLQAFACYLQKTDIRFDLFSITKEMQKQIGYEFDFVREAEAMEAIRHFLRVNNKKPPVQVPRVMREMMTRKVLIMEFIDGIPILNLGDEIAKRGIDPGGTIAAMAKQNILQSLTLAYGQMILKSGFFHADPHPGNIMICKGSEVALLDYGQVKDLPDDLRLGYANLILAIADNDSIRASQSYKELGIGTLVKCENEEKEMLKLAQTMFDTKLPPGMTTLQPFSDESSIKKIAVQAFPEELFSVLRTVHLLRGLSVGMGINYSCAEQWRPIAEEALFAAGRINMNDLKAKGHKGGFFRGIFRRR; from the exons ATGCCACCTTTTCCTCAATTTGAGGATTTGGGTGAAAAACTTGCTAATCGTTTCCGACCATGGCAAAGGTCTTTTCAATTTTGGACGAGGGCTGCTGATATCTATACTGGTTATAAGGTTTTCCAAGTTAGAATGAATTTTGTGAAAGATGTTAACAAACAAGAAGCAATGTGGGAAAGACAACATGAACTTGCTGCTGATAAGATCTACTCGATGTGTTCTGAACTTGGTGGGTTTTTTCTCAAG GTTGCTCAAATTGTGGGGAAGCCGGATTTGGCACCGGCAGCATGGGTGAAAAGGCTAGTCACATTGTGTGATAAAGCTCCCGGGACACCGTTTGAAACAGTTAGGCTTGTGCTTGAGAAAGAGTTAGGTCAAACTGTTGATGAACTTTTCGAGAGATTTGATGTGGAGCCACTTGGATCTGCTTCAATTGCACAG GTCCACCGCGCAAGATTAAGAGGTACTAAGGGTGATGTTGCTGTTAAG CATGCTGGAGTTCAGGATCTAATGATGACAGATATCCACAACTTACAAGCATTTGCTTGTTATTTGCAAAAGACAGATATCAGATTCGACCTTTTCTCTATAACCAAAGAAATGCAGAAACAG ATTGGATATGAGTTTGACTTTGTAAGAGAGGCTGAAGCTATGGAGGCAATCCGACATTTTCTGCGAGTGAACAACAAAAAGCCTCCTGTTCAGGTGCCACGAGTGATGCGGGAGATGATGACTAG GAAGGTTTTAATTATGGAGTTTATTGATGGAATCCCAATCCTGAATCTTGGCGATGAGATAGCTAAAAGAGGCATTGATCCTGGCGGTACGATTGCAGCGATGGCAAAGCA GAACATCCTTCAGAGTTTGACTCTAGCATATGGTCAGATGATTTTGAAGAGTGGGTTCTTTCATGCAGACCCTCATCCTGGAAATATCATGATCTGTAAAGGATCAGAG GTTGCCTTATTAGATTACGGGCAAGTTAAGGATCTCCCAGATGACTTAAGACTTGGATATGCGAATCTAATTCTGGCGATTGCCGATAATGACTCTATAAGGGCATCTCAAAGCTATAA GGAGCTTGGTATAGGAACCTTGGTCAAATGTgagaatgaagaaaaagaaatgctTAAATTGGCTCAGACAATGTTCGACACAAAATTACCCCCTGGGATGACGACGCTGCAACCATTTTCAGACGaatcttccatcaaaaaaatcGCTGTCCAG GCTTTCCCGGAGGAGCTGTTTTCTGTTCTCCGCACTGTGCATCTGCTGAGAGGACTCAGTGTCGGCATGGGCATCAATTACTCGTGTGCAGAACAGTGGAGACCCATCGCAGAAGAAGCCTTGTTTGCAGCCGGGAGAATAAATA TGAATGATCTCAAGGCAAAAGGACATAAAGGCGGCTTCTTTAGAGGAATATTCAGGAGACGTTGA
- the LOC113276537 gene encoding uncharacterized protein LOC113276537 isoform X1 encodes MPPFPQFEDLGEKLANRFRPWQRSFQFWTRAADIYTGYKVFQVRMNFVKDVNKQEAMWERQHELAADKIYSMCSELGGFFLKVAQIVGKPDLAPAAWVKRLVTLCDKAPGTPFETVRLVLEKELGQTVDELFERFDVEPLGSASIAQVHRARLRGTKGDVAVKVQHAGVQDLMMTDIHNLQAFACYLQKTDIRFDLFSITKEMQKQIGYEFDFVREAEAMEAIRHFLRVNNKKPPVQVPRVMREMMTRKVLIMEFIDGIPILNLGDEIAKRGIDPGGTIAAMAKQNILQSLTLAYGQMILKSGFFHADPHPGNIMICKGSEVALLDYGQVKDLPDDLRLGYANLILAIADNDSIRASQSYKELGIGTLVKCENEEKEMLKLAQTMFDTKLPPGMTTLQPFSDESSIKKIAVQAFPEELFSVLRTVHLLRGLSVGMGINYSCAEQWRPIAEEALFAAGRINMNDLKAKGHKGGFFRGIFRRR; translated from the exons ATGCCACCTTTTCCTCAATTTGAGGATTTGGGTGAAAAACTTGCTAATCGTTTCCGACCATGGCAAAGGTCTTTTCAATTTTGGACGAGGGCTGCTGATATCTATACTGGTTATAAGGTTTTCCAAGTTAGAATGAATTTTGTGAAAGATGTTAACAAACAAGAAGCAATGTGGGAAAGACAACATGAACTTGCTGCTGATAAGATCTACTCGATGTGTTCTGAACTTGGTGGGTTTTTTCTCAAG GTTGCTCAAATTGTGGGGAAGCCGGATTTGGCACCGGCAGCATGGGTGAAAAGGCTAGTCACATTGTGTGATAAAGCTCCCGGGACACCGTTTGAAACAGTTAGGCTTGTGCTTGAGAAAGAGTTAGGTCAAACTGTTGATGAACTTTTCGAGAGATTTGATGTGGAGCCACTTGGATCTGCTTCAATTGCACAG GTCCACCGCGCAAGATTAAGAGGTACTAAGGGTGATGTTGCTGTTAAG GTGCAGCATGCTGGAGTTCAGGATCTAATGATGACAGATATCCACAACTTACAAGCATTTGCTTGTTATTTGCAAAAGACAGATATCAGATTCGACCTTTTCTCTATAACCAAAGAAATGCAGAAACAG ATTGGATATGAGTTTGACTTTGTAAGAGAGGCTGAAGCTATGGAGGCAATCCGACATTTTCTGCGAGTGAACAACAAAAAGCCTCCTGTTCAGGTGCCACGAGTGATGCGGGAGATGATGACTAG GAAGGTTTTAATTATGGAGTTTATTGATGGAATCCCAATCCTGAATCTTGGCGATGAGATAGCTAAAAGAGGCATTGATCCTGGCGGTACGATTGCAGCGATGGCAAAGCA GAACATCCTTCAGAGTTTGACTCTAGCATATGGTCAGATGATTTTGAAGAGTGGGTTCTTTCATGCAGACCCTCATCCTGGAAATATCATGATCTGTAAAGGATCAGAG GTTGCCTTATTAGATTACGGGCAAGTTAAGGATCTCCCAGATGACTTAAGACTTGGATATGCGAATCTAATTCTGGCGATTGCCGATAATGACTCTATAAGGGCATCTCAAAGCTATAA GGAGCTTGGTATAGGAACCTTGGTCAAATGTgagaatgaagaaaaagaaatgctTAAATTGGCTCAGACAATGTTCGACACAAAATTACCCCCTGGGATGACGACGCTGCAACCATTTTCAGACGaatcttccatcaaaaaaatcGCTGTCCAG GCTTTCCCGGAGGAGCTGTTTTCTGTTCTCCGCACTGTGCATCTGCTGAGAGGACTCAGTGTCGGCATGGGCATCAATTACTCGTGTGCAGAACAGTGGAGACCCATCGCAGAAGAAGCCTTGTTTGCAGCCGGGAGAATAAATA TGAATGATCTCAAGGCAAAAGGACATAAAGGCGGCTTCTTTAGAGGAATATTCAGGAGACGTTGA